In Acropora muricata isolate sample 2 chromosome 11, ASM3666990v1, whole genome shotgun sequence, one DNA window encodes the following:
- the LOC136890388 gene encoding la-related protein 4-like isoform X1, whose product MSSATPENSAEIVVTSTPDEVVDDSNAKGSLNPDAAVFDYLSHMTLTDGAEGNVVITSQVTSPDQWQEAASSKLDNMQYSPNSVANGYGSYSSPVTPEVVAIPAGLSPDELPIDELKNLLRHQLEYYFSRENLASDTYLVSQMDGDQYVPIWTVANFNQVKKLTSDLELVKDVMRESPNLQVDDSGEKVRPNVKRCIVVLREIPESTPIEEVKALFSGENCPSWTSCEFAHNNYWYVQFDSEDSAQKAYRYLREEVKTFRGKPIMARIKAKPIHQTNYVPKNGLRQQQVVEQQPPFNQQHFQFPPPIFNGTQALPFYPPPNMLATWPPAAQPIFQDPNMSPGYPDGFPPGPLNIVGNPGRHNFQGNNRQRFQNNHQKHHREPQSDRTERDMQRNRQQNSANANNNNGGGVPNNVTNRVPGFNRPRENREDDYGSNRRPLRNRRRRGSSEDVSKHMRQRETKASPLRHSKDDSDAIDLQAPAHFPPLPTSPLALFKSQGSKEVPTPKEPSSPAEKKVHSVPTPPENHRISTEVLPVEPSPPSNVESTKAPEPKPVPVTKEEEQPQPQPQPQPQVQAHQYNVLSYAQVTQKTPTKHAAPTTTTTNSNNNQPKSPSK is encoded by the exons ATGAGTTCAGCTACACCAGAAAATTCCGCTGAAATTGTAGTCACCTCAACACCAGACGAAGTG GTTGATGATTCTAACGCCAAAGGCTCTCTCAACCCTGATGCTGCAGTTTTTGATTATTTGAG TCACATGACACTCACTGATGGTGCAGAAGGTAATGTTGTCATTACTTCTCAAGTGACCAGCCCTGACCAATGGCAGGAGGCAGCTTCTAGTAAGCTTGACAATATGCAATATAGTCCAAATTCAGTTGCCAACGGCTATGGGTCTTACAGCAGTCCTGTTACTCCAGAAGTTGTTGCCATTCCAGCAGGATTGTCTCCTGACGAACTTCCCATAGATGAGCTAAAAAATCTCCTCAGACACCAGTTGGAGTACTACTTCTCCAG GGAAAACTTGGCGAGTGATACCTATTTAG tttctcaaATGGATGGAGACCAGTATGTTCCAATCTGGACAGTTGCAAATTTTAATCAG GTCAAAAAGTTGACCAGTGACCTTGAGTTAGTGAAGGATGTCATGAGAG AATCACCTAATCTGCAAGTGGATGATTCAGGTGAAAAGGTCCGACCAAATGTGAAACGGTGTATTGTAGTCCTGAGAGAGATTCCAGAGTCAACTCCAATTGAG GAAGTGAAAGCTCTGTTTTCTGGTGAAAACTGCCCAAGCTGGACCAGTTGTGAGTTTGCACATAATAACTATTGGTATGTGCAATTTGACTCAGAGGACAGTGCCCAGAAG GCGTATAGGTACTTGAGAGAAGAAGTGAAAACGTTTAGAGGGAAACCAATTATG GCCAGAATTAAAGCTAAACCGATCCATCAGACTAACTATGTACCCAAAAATGGATTAAGACAA cAACAAGTTGTTGAACAACAACCTCCTTTCAACCAGCAGCATTTTCAATTTCCTCCCCCAATTTTTAATGGCACCCAG GCTCTTCCTTTCTATCCACCCCCTAACATGCTTGCGACATGGCCTCCAGCAGCCCAGCCAATTTTCCAAGATCCTAATATG TCACCAGGTTACCCAGATGGATTCCCCCCCGGACCACTGAACATTGTTG GGAATCCTGGGCGACACAACTTTCAAGGAAATAACAGACAAAG ATTTCAAAACAATCACCAAAAGCACCACAGAGAACCCCAATCAGATAGAACAGAAAGAGATATGCAACGGAATAGGCAGCAAAACTCAGCTAATGCCAATAACAATAATGGAGGAGGTGTTCCCAACAATGTGACCAATAGGGTGCCTGGATTTAACAGACCAAGAGAAAACAGAGAGGATGACTATGGCAG TAACAGGCGTCCTTTGCGTAACAGGAGAAGGAGAGGTAGCAGTGAGGATGTCAGTAAACACAtg CGGCAAAGAGAGACCAAAGCAAGCCCACTGCGGCACAGTAAAGATGACAGCGATGCAATAGACTTGCAGGCTCCAGCACATTTTCCACCACTTCCTACATCTCCTCTCGCGTTATTT AAATCCCAGGGCTCCAAGGAAGTTCCAACCCCAAAG GAACCCTCCTCACCGGCTGAAAAGAAAGTACACTCAGTTCCAACTCCCCCAGAGAA tCACAGGATTAGCACTGAAGTTTTGCCCGTTGAACCTTCTCCCCCAAGCAACGTGGAAAGTACGAAAGCGCCAGAACCCAAACCCGTCCCAGTAACCAAA GAGGAGGAACAGCCACAGCCACAGCCACAGCCACAGCCACAGGTGCAGGCACACCAATATAATGTGCTTAGTTATGCCCAGGTCACTCAAAAGACTCCCACCAAGCATGCGGCACCAACCACCACCACAACAAACTCAAACAACAATCAGCCGAAATCACCCAGCAAGTGA
- the LOC136890388 gene encoding la-related protein 4-like isoform X2: protein MSSATPENSAEIVVTSTPDEVVDDSNAKGSLNPDAAVFDYLSHMTLTDGAEGNVVITSQVTSPDQWQEAASSKLDNMQYSPNSVANGYGSYSSPVTPEVVAIPAGLSPDELPIDELKNLLRHQLEYYFSRENLASDTYLVSQMDGDQYVPIWTVANFNQVKKLTSDLELVKDVMRESPNLQVDDSGEKVRPNVKRCIVVLREIPESTPIEEVKALFSGENCPSWTSCEFAHNNYWYVQFDSEDSAQKAYRYLREEVKTFRGKPIMARIKAKPIHQTNYVPKNGLRQQQVVEQQPPFNQQHFQFPPPIFNGTQALPFYPPPNMLATWPPAAQPIFQDPNMSPGYPDGFPPGPLNIVGNPGRHNFQGNNRQRFQNNHQKHHREPQSDRTERDMQRNRQQNSANANNNNGGGVPNNVTNRVPGFNRPRENREDDYGRRPLRNRRRRGSSEDVSKHMRQRETKASPLRHSKDDSDAIDLQAPAHFPPLPTSPLALFKSQGSKEVPTPKEPSSPAEKKVHSVPTPPENHRISTEVLPVEPSPPSNVESTKAPEPKPVPVTKEEEQPQPQPQPQPQVQAHQYNVLSYAQVTQKTPTKHAAPTTTTTNSNNNQPKSPSK from the exons ATGAGTTCAGCTACACCAGAAAATTCCGCTGAAATTGTAGTCACCTCAACACCAGACGAAGTG GTTGATGATTCTAACGCCAAAGGCTCTCTCAACCCTGATGCTGCAGTTTTTGATTATTTGAG TCACATGACACTCACTGATGGTGCAGAAGGTAATGTTGTCATTACTTCTCAAGTGACCAGCCCTGACCAATGGCAGGAGGCAGCTTCTAGTAAGCTTGACAATATGCAATATAGTCCAAATTCAGTTGCCAACGGCTATGGGTCTTACAGCAGTCCTGTTACTCCAGAAGTTGTTGCCATTCCAGCAGGATTGTCTCCTGACGAACTTCCCATAGATGAGCTAAAAAATCTCCTCAGACACCAGTTGGAGTACTACTTCTCCAG GGAAAACTTGGCGAGTGATACCTATTTAG tttctcaaATGGATGGAGACCAGTATGTTCCAATCTGGACAGTTGCAAATTTTAATCAG GTCAAAAAGTTGACCAGTGACCTTGAGTTAGTGAAGGATGTCATGAGAG AATCACCTAATCTGCAAGTGGATGATTCAGGTGAAAAGGTCCGACCAAATGTGAAACGGTGTATTGTAGTCCTGAGAGAGATTCCAGAGTCAACTCCAATTGAG GAAGTGAAAGCTCTGTTTTCTGGTGAAAACTGCCCAAGCTGGACCAGTTGTGAGTTTGCACATAATAACTATTGGTATGTGCAATTTGACTCAGAGGACAGTGCCCAGAAG GCGTATAGGTACTTGAGAGAAGAAGTGAAAACGTTTAGAGGGAAACCAATTATG GCCAGAATTAAAGCTAAACCGATCCATCAGACTAACTATGTACCCAAAAATGGATTAAGACAA cAACAAGTTGTTGAACAACAACCTCCTTTCAACCAGCAGCATTTTCAATTTCCTCCCCCAATTTTTAATGGCACCCAG GCTCTTCCTTTCTATCCACCCCCTAACATGCTTGCGACATGGCCTCCAGCAGCCCAGCCAATTTTCCAAGATCCTAATATG TCACCAGGTTACCCAGATGGATTCCCCCCCGGACCACTGAACATTGTTG GGAATCCTGGGCGACACAACTTTCAAGGAAATAACAGACAAAG ATTTCAAAACAATCACCAAAAGCACCACAGAGAACCCCAATCAGATAGAACAGAAAGAGATATGCAACGGAATAGGCAGCAAAACTCAGCTAATGCCAATAACAATAATGGAGGAGGTGTTCCCAACAATGTGACCAATAGGGTGCCTGGATTTAACAGACCAAGAGAAAACAGAGAGGATGACTATGGCAG GCGTCCTTTGCGTAACAGGAGAAGGAGAGGTAGCAGTGAGGATGTCAGTAAACACAtg CGGCAAAGAGAGACCAAAGCAAGCCCACTGCGGCACAGTAAAGATGACAGCGATGCAATAGACTTGCAGGCTCCAGCACATTTTCCACCACTTCCTACATCTCCTCTCGCGTTATTT AAATCCCAGGGCTCCAAGGAAGTTCCAACCCCAAAG GAACCCTCCTCACCGGCTGAAAAGAAAGTACACTCAGTTCCAACTCCCCCAGAGAA tCACAGGATTAGCACTGAAGTTTTGCCCGTTGAACCTTCTCCCCCAAGCAACGTGGAAAGTACGAAAGCGCCAGAACCCAAACCCGTCCCAGTAACCAAA GAGGAGGAACAGCCACAGCCACAGCCACAGCCACAGCCACAGGTGCAGGCACACCAATATAATGTGCTTAGTTATGCCCAGGTCACTCAAAAGACTCCCACCAAGCATGCGGCACCAACCACCACCACAACAAACTCAAACAACAATCAGCCGAAATCACCCAGCAAGTGA
- the LOC136890389 gene encoding solute carrier family 23 member 2-like: protein MSYNNEVYVVDKRDVKQDDLKLEPMTVISRDQKSAPRKKPRAFGLSYLVNEHPPWYLCIWLAFQHFLTMLGSTLAIPFILQIPMCFQGNKLVISEILSTIFFVSGIATLLQTTFGVRLPIVQGGGSLAFVGPTFSILSLPQWRCPDLSGNSNSTASSNIDATEVWQIRMREIQGAIMMTGLIQIVIGFAGVVGFFLRFIGPLTIAPTITLMGISLFSEAAESAGKHWGISMMTIALLVIFSQYLSRFDVPLPVYSRDRGCHIIRYPLFRSFPIIMAIISSWVICAIITAAGGFPSDPDNPNYLARTDRELSVLKEALWFRFPYPGQWGTPTVSYAGVLGMLTGLLASLIESVGDYHACARLSGAPPPPKHAMNRGIAAEGIGVFVAGAFGCGIDTTAYGENIGAIGITKVGSLRVIQVGGFLFMIFGMLGKFGALFVTIPDPIIGGVFMVMFGMITAVGISNLQYADMNSSRNLFIVGFSLVFGLAVPHYMSDHMEAIQTGVTEIDQIVTVLLSTSMAVGCIVPLILDNTIPGTIEERGLAGWGENPASDEPVEEKYEVAPIEVYNLPFGLHRLSKFKFAKYMPFLPYPYDNGRDQEEKRQERSTQDTRM, encoded by the exons ATGTCGTACAATAATGAGGTATATGTCGTGGACAAACGGGACGTCAAACAGGACGATCTGAAACTCGAGCCAATGACG GTGATTTCGCGAGATCAAAAATCAGCTCCCAGGAAAAAGCCGAGAGCATTTGGTTTGTCTTACCTCGTCAACGAACATCCCCCATGGTACCTCTGCATATGGCTGGCTTTCCAG CATTTCCTAACCATGCTTGGATCAACATTGGCGATTCCCTTCATTCTACAAATTCCAATGTGCTTTCAAGGCAACAAACTTGTCATCAGCGAAATCCTAAGCACTATATTCTTCGTATCTGGAATTGCTACATTGTTACAGACCACATTTGGTGTCAG GCTTCCAATTGTTCAAGGAGGGGGTTCCTTAGCTTTCGTTGGTCCAACTTTTTCCATATTATCCCTGCCGCAGTGGAGATGCCCAGACTTGAGTG GCAATAGTAACTCAACTGCAAGCTCAAACATCGATGCAACAGAAGTCTGGCAAATCCGTATGAGAGAG attcaaGGCGCCATAATGATGACAGGACTGATTCAAATTGTGATTGGCTTCGCTGGTGTTGTTGGGTTTTTCCTTCGCTTTATTGGACCTCTAACAATCGCACCTACAATTACTTTGATGGGAATATCACTGTTCAGCGAGGCAGCGGAAAGCGCAG gcAAACACTGGGGAATTTCAATGAT GACTATCGCGTTACTCGTCATTTTTTCGCAATATCTGAGCAGATTCGACGTTCCGCTTCCCGTCTATAGCAGAGATCGAGGCTGTCATATTATTCGCTACCCACTGTTCAGATCATTTCCA ATTATCATGGCCATAATATCTTCGTGGGTTATTTGTGCCATCATCACTGCTGCAGGAGGTTTCCCTTCAGATCCCGACAATCCTAATTACTTGGCGAGAACTGACCGCGAACTCAGTGTGTTAAAAGAGGCTCTATGGTTTAGATTCCCATACCCAG GTCAGTGGGGAACCCCAACTGTCAGTTACGCAGGCGTGCTTGGAATGCTTACTGGATTGCTGGCCTCCCTTATTGAGTCAGTGGGAGATTACCACGCATGCGCGAGACTATCAGGGGCGCCTCCACCCCCTAAACATGCGATGAATCGTGGAATTGCTGCTGAAGGAATCGGAGTCTTTGTGGCGGGAGCGTTTGGTTGTGGGATCGATACAACCGCTTACGGTGAAAACATTGGAGCCATTGGAATCACGAAG GTTGGAAGTCTCCGCGTGATCCAAGTTGGCGGTTTCTTGTTTATGATCTTCGGCATGCTTGGTAAATTTGGTGCGCTGTTTGTGACCATTCCAGACCCTATCATTGGTGGAGTTTTCATGGTCATGTTTGGGATGATCACTGCTGTTGGAATCTCGAATCTGCAGTATGCTGACATGAATTCCTCCAGGAACTTGTTCATTGTTGGATTTTCCCTTGTTTTTGGGTTGGCTGTTCCGCATTACATGAGTGATCATATGGAAGCAATTCAGACAG GTGTCACCGAGATCGATCAGATCGTGACTGTTTTGCTGTCAACAAGCATGGCAGTGGGATGTATTGTTCCACTGATTCTGGATAATACTATCCCGGGAACAATCGAGGAACGTGGACTCGCGGGATGGGGGGAAAATCCTGCGAGTGATGAACCGGTTGAAGAAAAGTACGAAGTTGCTCCTATTGAAGTGTATAATCTGCCGTTTGGTCTGCATCGCCTCAGTAAGTTCAAATTTGCCAAGTATATGCCATTCCTGCCTTATCCCTACGACAACGGCCGAGATCAAGAAGAAAAACGACAGGAAAGGTCCACACAAGACACACGTATGTAA